The following DNA comes from Lentibacillus sp. Marseille-P4043.
CCAAGGATTATCGTGAAGTTTTTGCCTTGATTTATTCCGGTCTTGCTGCAACGGAATACCTGAAAGAGTGGGAAACAATTTATGCTCCGTACTATTCATGGATGAGCGAATTTTTAACCAAGGCAAAAGAAGAAGGGACCATTCGTGATACACTTCATGTTGAAAGAACAGCGGAAGTCTTAATTGGATTAATTGAATCTGTAGCAGAGCAATCTTATTTATATGCAGAGATAGATGAAAAATTAGTTGAGTTAAAAAAGAAGGAAGTAATAAATTTCACGGAGTATGCACTGGGCTTAAAGAGCTAGTGCTGTGTGAAGTTGCTAGAGGGACAATACCGATAATAATGACTGAACGTCAGTCAGGGGGAATAAAGAATGAATAAATCATGGATATATGTTGCGTTAACCAGCTTGTTTGAATTGTTGTGGGTGTTCCTGTTGAATACTGCCTCTGTATGGTGGCATTGGGCAGTCATTGTTTTTATGGTTCCATTGGATTTGCATTTTCTCGCAAAAGCATGTGAAAATCTGCCAACAGGAACGGTGTACGCTATTTTCGCAGCGGCGGGGACGATTGGTACAGCATTAATGGATGTGTTTTTG
Coding sequences within:
- a CDS encoding TetR family transcriptional regulator, producing MEDKKERIVQSAIKVFCEKGIEKTKISDIVKGAGIAQGTFYLYFPSKFAVMPSIAEVMVEKELVALKETIDDTASFSKQLEKVVDVVFDLTKDYREVFALIYSGLAATEYLKEWETIYAPYYSWMSEFLTKAKEEGTIRDTLHVERTAEVLIGLIESVAEQSYLYAEIDEKLVELKKKEVINFTEYALGLKS
- a CDS encoding DMT family transporter codes for the protein MNKSWIYVALTSLFELLWVFLLNTASVWWHWAVIVFMVPLDLHFLAKACENLPTGTVYAIFAAAGTIGTALMDVFLFGGHLNIGKILFMAVLVVGVIGLKLSDNDQTEGVLQ